One Anopheles marshallii chromosome 3, idAnoMarsDA_429_01, whole genome shotgun sequence genomic region harbors:
- the LOC128713304 gene encoding 23 kDa integral membrane protein — MKSKVMDNLRERMNSCGTTTIKYLLFVFNLVFAISGLILLVAGIIVLVDVNDYQHFVQDRLMAPPVVLIVVGSFVFLVASLGCYGAIKESPKLLNAFAVFLLIVFLIEVAVAIAAIAFKADLQDALRKQLDKSIARHNHADMVAWDSVHRKMMCCGIQGPKDWYDNLNKTMPASCCKPDLIEPETNDCKNAPPLFMDRYYQDGCLMKLEDHFHKNAVVLIAVGFAIAIFQLLGVFFACWLSSSIKRSHA, encoded by the exons ATGAAGTCCAAGGTAATGGATAACTTACGCGAGCGGATGAATTCCTGCGGGACAACTACCATAAAATATTTGCTCTTCGTGTTTAACCTCGTCTTTGCG ATTTCAGGGCTGATCCTGCTGGTCGCGGGCATTATCGTGCTGGTGGATGTCAACGACTATCAGCACTTTGTGCAGGACCGCCTGATGGCCCCGCCGGTGGTGCTGATCGTCGTTGGGTCGTTTGTGTTTCTGGTAGCGTCGCTCGGTTGCTACGGTGCCATTAAGGAGTCGCCAAAGCTGCTGAACGCGTTCGCCGTGTTTCTGCTGATAGTCTTCCTGATTGAGGTCGCCGTCGCAATAGCGGCGATTGCGTTCAAGGCAGACCTACAGGACGCACTGCGGAAGCAGCTGGACAAGTCGATCGCACGGCACAACCACGCCGACATGGTGGCTTGGGACAGTGTGCACCGCAAGATGATGTGCTGCGGCATCCAAGGGCCGAAGGATTGGTACGACAACTTGAACAAAACAATGCCCGCATCCTGCTGCAAGCCAGATCTGATCGAACCGGAAACGAATGACTGCAAAAATGCTCCACCATTGTTCATGGATCGTTACTATCAG GACGGATGCTTGATGAAGTTGGAGGACCACTTCCACAAAAATGCCGTTGTGCTGATTGCTGTTGGATTTGCAATAGCCATATTTCAACTATTGGGCGTATTCTTCGCTTGCTGGCTGTCATCATCCATCAAAAGAAGTCACGCATAA